The following are encoded together in the Streptomyces sp. NBC_00341 genome:
- a CDS encoding NAD(P)/FAD-dependent oxidoreductase: MFTRQPLDVVVVGAGVVGAACAYYAARSGLAVAVVDSGPVAGGTTGAGEGNLLVSDKPPGPELDLALHSASLWLELAQVLPPAIEFEQKGGLVVAADEASLATLTATAAGQAEAGVRTQAVAPHELPGLEPHLAPGLAGGVLYPQDAQVQPALAAAHLLRAAREAGARVRLGEAVTAVLTGPGGAVRGVRTGRGELLAPAVVNATGVRGGELAALAGVQLPVLPRRGFVLVTEPLPRLIRHKVYAAEYVADVSSGSAALQTSPVVEGTPSGPVLIGASRERVGFDRTLSVPVISRLAAAAAALFPVLGQARVLRAYHGFRPYLPDHLPAIGPDRRVPGLFHACGHEGAGIGLAPATAALVVAAIRGEEPAIDPGPFRPDRFGTAFGTASEGRPTAPSPRQEPW, from the coding sequence GTGTTCACGAGACAGCCTTTGGATGTCGTCGTTGTCGGTGCCGGAGTGGTCGGCGCCGCCTGCGCCTATTACGCGGCCCGGTCCGGACTTGCCGTCGCGGTGGTGGACAGCGGACCCGTCGCCGGTGGCACCACCGGGGCCGGGGAGGGGAACCTCCTGGTCTCCGACAAGCCGCCGGGTCCTGAGCTGGACCTCGCACTGCACTCCGCCTCCCTCTGGCTCGAACTCGCCCAAGTGCTGCCGCCCGCAATCGAGTTCGAGCAGAAGGGCGGCCTGGTGGTCGCGGCGGACGAAGCGTCGCTGGCCACGCTGACCGCGACAGCGGCCGGACAGGCGGAGGCGGGGGTACGGACCCAGGCCGTCGCTCCGCACGAGCTGCCCGGACTGGAACCGCACCTCGCACCCGGCCTCGCGGGCGGAGTCCTCTACCCGCAGGACGCCCAGGTCCAACCGGCGCTGGCGGCGGCACATCTGCTGCGCGCGGCGCGCGAGGCCGGGGCCCGTGTCCGGCTGGGGGAGGCGGTCACGGCCGTGCTGACCGGGCCGGGCGGCGCGGTGCGCGGCGTACGGACCGGCCGGGGCGAGCTGCTGGCCCCCGCGGTGGTCAATGCCACGGGCGTCCGGGGCGGCGAACTCGCCGCGCTGGCGGGGGTGCAGCTGCCCGTCCTGCCCAGACGCGGCTTCGTCCTGGTGACCGAGCCGCTGCCCCGGCTGATCAGGCACAAGGTGTACGCGGCGGAGTACGTGGCCGATGTGTCCAGCGGCTCTGCCGCGCTGCAGACCTCACCCGTCGTCGAGGGAACCCCGTCGGGGCCGGTACTGATCGGCGCGAGCCGTGAACGGGTGGGCTTCGACCGTACGTTGTCCGTGCCGGTGATCAGCAGGCTGGCAGCCGCGGCCGCCGCCCTCTTCCCCGTACTCGGACAGGCCCGTGTGCTGCGCGCCTACCACGGCTTCCGCCCCTATCTGCCGGACCACCTGCCGGCGATCGGCCCCGATCGCCGGGTTCCGGGCCTCTTTCACGCCTGCGGTCACGAGGGCGCGGGCATCGGGCTCGCACCCGCCACGGCCGCACTGGTCGTCGCGGCGATCCGCGGCGAGGAGCCCGCCATTGACCCCGGACCGTTCCGTCCCGACCGATTCGGCACCGCCTTCGGTACCGCCTCCGAGGGCCGCCCGACCGCCCCGTCACCGAGACAGGAGCCCTGGTGA
- a CDS encoding (2Fe-2S)-binding protein: MIRNRKRTAARTPAAAAGAEPGPGFEITFDGRPVHALPGRSIAAVLWADSVLTWRTTRVNGRPRGAFCGIGSCFDCLVTVNGVPGRRACLQPARPGDVVTTQEGDGHAGLRR, encoded by the coding sequence GTGATACGTAACCGCAAGCGCACCGCCGCCCGCACCCCGGCCGCCGCGGCCGGTGCCGAACCGGGGCCGGGGTTCGAGATCACCTTCGACGGCCGCCCGGTCCACGCCCTGCCGGGCCGGAGCATCGCCGCCGTCCTCTGGGCGGACTCCGTCCTCACCTGGCGCACCACCAGGGTGAACGGGCGGCCACGGGGGGCCTTCTGCGGCATCGGCTCCTGCTTCGACTGCCTGGTCACCGTGAACGGGGTCCCCGGCAGGCGGGCCTGTCTCCAGCCCGCCCGCCCCGGTGATGTGGTCACGACCCAGGAGGGGGACGGACATGCCGGACTCCGCCGCTGA
- a CDS encoding NAD(P)/FAD-dependent oxidoreductase: MPDSAAEPSPPAPAPHFAELAVVGAGPAGLAAAVTAADGGLDVVLLDAADAPGGQYYRSPAPGLRATRPEALHHGWARFAGLTARLARHREAGRIRHLAGHQVWAVERTGADWTLHAVTGPDGEGSATLRARRLLIATGSHERQLPFPGWTLPGVVGAAGAQAMLKSGLVLPGQRVVVAGSGPLLQAVAVSLARAGARVPALVEAAGYGAYGRAPRVLAADPGRLREGIRHSAALAGHRVRVLAHRAVTAVHGTERVEGVTVSRLDRDWRPLPGTGRRIDCDTLAVGHGLVPQLDLAVGLGCETRCGADGSAALVLDEDLSTTVPGVWAAGEPGGIGGVHLALAEGELAALAVTGDARDGRRDRDARRMAVLRRTRRRMRAFAELMGAVHRPGPGWTEWLAADTEVCRCEEVTAGAIRTAVDDLGAGDSRTVKLLTRAGMGWCQGRTCGFPVRELAGCAAEAGAPDRRPLACPVPLATLARAARPEDG; the protein is encoded by the coding sequence ATGCCGGACTCCGCCGCTGAACCTTCGCCCCCCGCCCCCGCCCCGCACTTCGCCGAACTCGCCGTGGTGGGCGCCGGTCCGGCCGGACTGGCGGCCGCGGTCACCGCCGCCGACGGCGGACTCGACGTGGTCCTCCTCGACGCGGCGGACGCACCCGGCGGCCAGTACTACCGCTCTCCGGCCCCCGGCCTGCGCGCCACTCGGCCAGAGGCGCTGCACCACGGCTGGGCGCGGTTCGCCGGACTGACCGCCCGGCTCGCCCGGCACCGGGAAGCGGGCCGGATCCGCCACCTCGCCGGGCACCAGGTGTGGGCCGTCGAGCGGACCGGGGCGGACTGGACCCTGCACGCCGTGACCGGGCCCGACGGCGAGGGATCGGCCACGCTCCGGGCCCGCCGGCTGCTCATCGCGACCGGCTCCCACGAGCGGCAGCTCCCCTTCCCCGGCTGGACCCTGCCCGGAGTCGTCGGTGCGGCCGGGGCGCAGGCCATGCTCAAGTCGGGTCTGGTGCTGCCGGGACAGCGCGTCGTCGTCGCGGGCAGCGGACCGCTTCTTCAGGCCGTCGCGGTATCACTGGCGCGCGCCGGTGCCCGGGTGCCCGCACTGGTGGAGGCCGCCGGATACGGGGCGTACGGACGCGCTCCCCGCGTGCTGGCCGCGGACCCCGGCCGGCTCCGGGAGGGGATACGGCACTCCGCGGCGCTGGCGGGCCACCGGGTACGGGTACTGGCCCACCGCGCGGTCACCGCCGTGCACGGAACGGAGCGGGTGGAGGGCGTCACCGTCAGCCGCCTGGACCGCGACTGGCGCCCGCTCCCCGGGACCGGGCGCCGGATCGACTGCGACACCCTGGCCGTGGGCCACGGACTGGTCCCCCAGCTCGACCTGGCCGTCGGCCTGGGCTGCGAGACCCGGTGCGGCGCGGACGGTTCGGCGGCCCTGGTACTCGACGAGGACCTGTCCACCACCGTGCCCGGCGTCTGGGCCGCGGGCGAGCCCGGCGGCATCGGCGGCGTGCACCTCGCCCTGGCCGAGGGGGAGTTGGCGGCCCTCGCGGTGACGGGGGACGCCCGGGACGGCAGGCGGGACCGGGACGCGCGCCGGATGGCGGTGCTGCGCCGGACCCGGCGGCGGATGCGCGCGTTCGCCGAGCTGATGGGCGCCGTGCACCGGCCCGGCCCCGGCTGGACCGAGTGGCTCGCCGCCGACACGGAGGTCTGCCGCTGCGAGGAGGTCACCGCGGGCGCGATCCGCACGGCGGTCGACGACCTCGGCGCCGGGGACAGCCGTACCGTCAAACTCCTCACCCGGGCCGGGATGGGCTGGTGCCAGGGCCGGACCTGCGGATTCCCGGTCCGGGAGCTGGCGGGCTGCGCGGCCGAGGCCGGAGCCCCGGACCGCCGGCCGCTTGCCTGCCCGGTCCCGCTCGCCACGCTCGCCCGCGCGGCCCGCCCCGAGGACGGATGA
- a CDS encoding dihydrodipicolinate synthase family protein, whose product MSTNSTARNSPWRGVMVATPLTLRDDRSIDFDAYAAHVRDLVDAGCDGVVPNGSLGEYQTLTEQERDQVVRVAVEAAGDGARVMPGVSAYDSAQSRRLADRAAEAGAGSVLLLPPNGYPCEDAAVRAHYAEVAGAGLPVVAYNNPYDTKVDLTPGLLAQLHTDGSIVAVKEFSGDVRRAYEIAEEAPGLDLLVGADDVLLELALAGAVGWIAGCPNMLPAGCVALYRAAVSGDLETALPLYRRLHPLLRWDSKPEFVQAIKASMDIVGRHGGPTRPPRLPLDAESAAAVRAATEKALAEGLD is encoded by the coding sequence ATGTCGACGAACTCCACTGCCCGCAACAGTCCTTGGCGAGGCGTCATGGTCGCCACACCGCTCACGCTGCGCGACGACCGGTCCATCGACTTCGACGCGTACGCAGCCCACGTCCGCGACCTCGTGGACGCCGGCTGCGACGGGGTGGTGCCGAACGGCTCACTGGGGGAGTACCAGACCCTCACGGAGCAGGAGCGCGACCAAGTGGTGCGCGTCGCGGTGGAGGCCGCCGGGGACGGGGCCAGGGTCATGCCCGGGGTCTCCGCCTACGACAGCGCCCAGTCGCGCCGCCTCGCCGACCGGGCGGCGGAGGCGGGTGCCGGCTCCGTCCTGCTGCTGCCGCCCAACGGCTATCCGTGCGAGGACGCCGCGGTCCGCGCGCACTACGCCGAGGTCGCCGGGGCGGGCCTGCCGGTCGTCGCGTACAACAACCCGTACGACACCAAGGTCGACCTGACCCCCGGGCTGCTCGCGCAACTCCACACGGACGGTTCCATTGTGGCCGTCAAGGAGTTCAGCGGGGACGTCCGCAGGGCCTACGAGATCGCGGAGGAGGCCCCCGGACTCGACCTGCTGGTGGGGGCCGACGACGTGCTCCTGGAACTCGCGCTGGCCGGTGCGGTCGGCTGGATCGCCGGCTGCCCCAACATGCTGCCCGCCGGCTGTGTCGCGCTGTACCGCGCCGCCGTGTCCGGGGACCTGGAGACGGCCCTGCCGCTCTACCGGCGGCTCCATCCGCTGCTGCGGTGGGACTCCAAGCCGGAGTTCGTCCAGGCGATCAAGGCGTCGATGGACATCGTCGGGCGGCACGGCGGCCCCACCCGGCCGCCCCGGCTGCCCCTGGACGCGGAGTCCGCCGCCGCCGTGCGCGCCGCCACGGAGAAGGCGCTGGCCGAAGGGCTGGACTGA
- a CDS encoding proline racemase family protein, with amino-acid sequence MRTRHVFHAVDSHTEGMPTRVITGGIGTVPGATMAERRDYFMAHRDAVRTLLMYEPRGHAAMSGAVLQPPTRPDADFGVLFMEVSGCLPMCGHGTIGVATVLVETGMVEVTEPVTTVRLDTPAGLVSVDVHVEDGAATSVTLTNVPAFSAGLGLTAKVPGLGTVTYDLAYGGNFYAMVQLDDLGLPFDRSRKDELLEAGLALMDAVNETDRPVHPLDPGINGLKHVQLIAPGSDAVHSRHAMAIHPGWFDRSPCGTGTSARMAQLHARGELPLDTDFVNESFIGTTFTGRLVAETTVGTLPAVVPTVTGRAWITGTAQYFLDPSDPFPEGFLL; translated from the coding sequence TTGCGCACGCGTCACGTATTCCACGCCGTCGACTCGCACACCGAGGGCATGCCCACCCGTGTGATCACCGGCGGGATCGGCACCGTCCCCGGCGCCACCATGGCCGAGCGACGCGACTACTTCATGGCGCACCGCGACGCGGTGCGCACCCTGCTGATGTACGAGCCACGCGGCCATGCCGCAATGAGCGGGGCCGTCCTCCAGCCGCCGACCCGCCCCGACGCCGACTTCGGGGTCCTGTTCATGGAGGTCTCGGGCTGTCTGCCGATGTGCGGACACGGCACGATCGGGGTGGCCACCGTGCTGGTCGAGACCGGCATGGTGGAGGTCACGGAACCGGTCACCACCGTACGGCTGGACACCCCGGCCGGACTGGTCTCCGTCGACGTCCACGTCGAGGACGGCGCCGCCACCTCCGTCACCCTGACCAACGTCCCCGCTTTCTCCGCCGGGCTGGGACTCACGGCGAAGGTCCCCGGCCTCGGCACCGTCACCTACGATCTGGCCTACGGCGGAAACTTCTACGCGATGGTGCAACTGGACGATCTCGGGCTCCCGTTCGACCGTTCGCGCAAGGACGAGTTGCTGGAGGCGGGGCTCGCCCTGATGGACGCGGTCAACGAGACGGACCGCCCGGTCCATCCGCTCGACCCCGGCATCAACGGGCTCAAGCACGTCCAGCTCATCGCGCCCGGCTCCGACGCCGTCCACTCCCGGCACGCGATGGCCATCCACCCCGGCTGGTTCGACCGGTCACCGTGCGGCACCGGGACCTCCGCGCGGATGGCCCAGCTGCACGCGCGGGGCGAACTCCCCCTGGACACGGACTTCGTGAACGAGTCCTTCATCGGCACCACGTTCACCGGCCGGCTGGTCGCGGAGACCACCGTCGGCACGCTGCCCGCCGTCGTCCCCACGGTCACGGGCCGCGCCTGGATCACCGGAACCG